TCAGTAGGTAAAGAGGTCAAAAATGTTTAAGGTCTTTAGTCTTCGGTCTTTTGTCTTTAGTCTAAACAAGGGAGGTAAATAAACATGATGAGAAGAATAGGAAAAAGAGAAGGTTTTTCGCTCGGTTTCACCCTCATAGAGCTTTTGGTTGTTGTCGCTATAATCGGGATTTTGGCCGCTATGTTAATGCCAGCGCTTAGCAGAGCAAGAGAATCCGCAAGAAGAGGAGCTTGCAAAAGCAACCTCAAACAGATAGGCACCGGCTTAATGATGTATGCTGGCGACTGGGGTGAGAGGTTTCCTCAATATAGTACGGTGCGCCCTTACACCGCGAGAGCTTTTCGGATTCTGGTAAGTAAGGGTAGGTATACGACAGGTCCTATATTCCATTGTCCAAGTAACAGGATCGGAGTCAAGTCTGAGGACAACCACTTGACCCGTCCACGCTATAATGTTGTCAATAAACCTGAAATTTCATATGCGTATGCATGGGGTTTAAGTTCCCTGTCTGTGTACTCTTCTAATACACAGATACCAACTGCTTATAAGGGGAATATGCAATGTCTGGTAGTTGATAATGCAGGACAATACTCTTCTTTTGGGGTAGGGAGATGGTGGTACGACTTAACTAATCGCGCAGGTAGCTACTCCAACAACCACAACCATGGAGCGAGCGGTGTCAACGCGCTCATAATTGACGGTCATGTTGACTGGTGCACATGGGATGATGCCCTTCCTGCTGCTGAGAAGCAGGCGGCTGCAGCGAAGTATATTCCAAATTGTTATATTAGTGCTCTGAATAATACAGGTTTCTTGGCGAATCCGTAAATAATAAGATGCGTAAGATTTTTAAGACATTGGGCATTTCATTAG
The sequence above is drawn from the bacterium genome and encodes:
- a CDS encoding type II secretion system protein — protein: MRRIGKREGFSLGFTLIELLVVVAIIGILAAMLMPALSRARESARRGACKSNLKQIGTGLMMYAGDWGERFPQYSTVRPYTARAFRILVSKGRYTTGPIFHCPSNRIGVKSEDNHLTRPRYNVVNKPEISYAYAWGLSSLSVYSSNTQIPTAYKGNMQCLVVDNAGQYSSFGVGRWWYDLTNRAGSYSNNHNHGASGVNALIIDGHVDWCTWDDALPAAEKQAAAAKYIPNCYISALNNTGFLANP